Part of the Fundulus heteroclitus isolate FHET01 chromosome 20, MU-UCD_Fhet_4.1, whole genome shotgun sequence genome, AAGGGGTGAGAACGTCCTGAGGGGCCCGGCACCAGCCCCCGAAGAAAACAGGTGGTCTAAGAGAGCGAGTTTTGAGTCCCACTGCTATATGAGgatgaaaatttttttttcccgttttcATACTGTTGTAAAAGCTACCCTCTGAAAAACGAGCGTGCAAATGGTTGTAATTGTGAAAATTATTGAATTTGCGTAATCGTAGAGATTGCAAAGTCGCAATTTCCTGGAGAGAATTTGTAAAGGGGAGTTAGATCTTGTGCAGCCACGATGGTGGTGATGCAGTGAGACATCTAATTGTTGAAATATAAAACCTTGTGATTTACTACCTTTAACACCAAATATTTCTTTTGAATAATAATTGTCAACACAAGAGggaaaaaagagacagagacaAAAATTGCAATCATGCTTTGGGTTTTATATTCAACTGAAAAAAGTTACATAGATCATAATACAATATCTAGAAGAAtcttttttgctaattttttttgtcttttactttgCCAGAGTGTCATTTaagtgaaaaatgtgaaattacaCCATTGTTATTtagtgtaaaacaaaaaaaagaacatttccaaACGAACAATAAATAGTTTCTGTACAGGTCAAAGTAGCTTTTTTCCAAAAAGGAGAACATGAAGGTTTATGCAGGAGCCACTGAGGAAACCTCTGTCTTTGATGTGGACACTTCAGAACCATCGTCCACCTGTTTGCCAAAGAGCTGCATGATGCATGTGCGAAACTGCAAGTAAAAGAATAGACCGAAggttaaatataaaacaaaaacgtgATTACCATACCAGGTAAATGAATATGACAACTGGATTGTTGTGCCCACCTGTCGGTTCATGAAGACATAGATAACTGGGTTGTAAATGGTGGCGCTCTTGGCAAAGTATGCAGGCATGGCAGCAGCCAAAGGATGGAAGGCATATCCGGGGTTGGCTGCGGCGAAGCAGGCGAAAAAGGTGTAAGGTCCCCAGCAGACACAGTAAGCCACGATCATGACTACAACCATCCTGGACACTTCCCTCTCAGCCTTCTGGGTTGACTCAGATTCCTTCTGCTGCATAGCAACCTGTGGCCAACAAAACAACAAGATCAGAGTTTACCAAGTTCTCATAAATGCTACGACAAAACTAAGGTTAAAGGGATAACACCTACAGCTCGGATGGCCAGCCATACAGCCAGGTAACACAGGATGATAATAGCCAGAGGGAGGATGCAGCATGTAATCATGAGGACGATCATGTAGGACTGGACTCCAGGGTCTTCACTTCCACTGAACACATCAGGTCCACAAGAGGTTTTCAGTCCATGGGGCCAGTACCTGATACAAGACAATATTTTAGCATTTAGTTCACATTGAACAATTAAAGCTTGGTTTACTGGTTATTGACGATATAGACTGAGATATAAAAACTACAGAAGAACCAGCAGGTTACCTGCTCCATCCAAAGATGGGAGGAGCACACCACACTGCAGACCAGACCCAGGAGAACACGATTCCACCTGTGGCCCACTTGGCATCAAACTTGACGTTTCCAAAAGGTTTGCACACAACTACCCACCTCTCCCAGGAGATGATAGTCAGGGACCAAAGAGCAGCAATACCTTTGTAAACAAAAAGGATGGATAGCTTACATGCAGTTTAACAATTCCAAAATTCCTCTGTAGGTTTGATTGAAATGAGTTTACAAGTCCTGAATCATGTATAAGTACTGTGACAACTTACCACAAGTTGAGACAGTGTAGCCTTCAAA contains:
- the LOC105919601 gene encoding red-sensitive opsin, producing the protein MAEEWGKQSFAARRYNEETTRGSAFTYTNSNQTRDPFEGPNYHIAPRWVYNVATVWMFFVVVLSVFTNGLVLVATAKFKKLRHPLNWILVNLAIADLGETVFASTISVCNQFFGYFILGHPMCVFEGYTVSTCGIAALWSLTIISWERWVVVCKPFGNVKFDAKWATGGIVFSWVWSAVWCAPPIFGWSRYWPHGLKTSCGPDVFSGSEDPGVQSYMIVLMITCCILPLAIIILCYLAVWLAIRAVAMQQKESESTQKAEREVSRMVVVMIVAYCVCWGPYTFFACFAAANPGYAFHPLAAAMPAYFAKSATIYNPVIYVFMNRQFRTCIMQLFGKQVDDGSEVSTSKTEVSSVAPA